The DNA sequence agaaaaaaattaaatttcgtcccaaaacaTAAAAGCGATTTTTTATCCTTTCAAACAGAGAAGTATTTGTTAAAACTATAGTTTTCGGGATGAAACATTAACTCGTTGAAacgtaatttaatttgtttgaatgataatgtattttacattcgaatgttgcGATAAGAGATTTAACAATATTTGTGGTgagaagttttataaaattgtggCAAAGGAGGGTTGCACATAGTTCGAACATAAGTTTCTCGCTCGAATTGAGTTTCAGACCATTCGACGGTAtgatattttccttttgaatgTTTATATTATAGTTCGAACGATATTTTTGGCAGGAAGTTATATACAATTCTGCCGGGGATGATAGATATCTCGTTCGAACATAGTTATAAACCATTCGAAAGTTCCAAAGATTTGTTCGAACTGTGATGAACAAAATTGAAACAACCAttatagaattttattgaaagacatttatttattttttaaataatcattatttgaatttattaattttcatttctaaaagatgaaaaatctacCAATACGGGTTTATTATTAAATGGTAGATTAATATAGATCATTTATGTCATCGTAggaaagtaatataattaattggaaatataaattaataatttttatggtaAACAAaaatttgcaaataaatttttttcctccaaCAAAACTGATTTTTGATATCGCTaaatgttaagaaaaaaaaaaaacacatttttaatgAACAaaccagctatatatataaaataaaaattatttagaagtGACAatgtttgagacaaaataaatattcaatacaaaaataaaactatgtGAATAGATTCTTGAGGTTTTCCTGCATCATAGACATGCGTCCCTCCATTTCTTTCAGTTGGGTAATGAAAGGTGCAGTGATCCTCTCCATGTTTTGGATCAAAAGTGCGTGATGCTCCTCCAACGGGGATCGAGTCTCCCTAGTTCTAGTCCCTGTAGCCTTTGTAGTAGCATTGGTATCCGTAGTAGCTAGATCATGCTCAGTACCACCGCCTGCAGCTGCAACATTAATGTGTGTCTTTCACAAGTGACCATCGCTCTTGCTGAAAGTGATCTTATTAAGTGGCCCGATATGTGGTTGCTTTCACTCTGTCAAAAGCAAATTCACCCCCGATTTAACTAGGAGGTTGGAAATCATTAATGCATACAATAGACTACGTTCAGTCAAATACCGTGACTTAGATTGAATGCAGGTGAGGAAGTATAGAGGTAGATTAATCGACTCTCCTCGTGCTATCTGTAACATGAATCGAGCCCGATCCATGCCAAAatcttttttgtgttttcttggaTCAATATTGTGTGAGACAATCAACTGCAATATGCGAAAGAAGGCTCGACAATCAACCTGCTTGATAACTTTGctgccatcatatggaggagccgaaTTGTCTAGCAAAAACGTACGAACCTCATCGTCTGCTGGACCATCATCTGCTGGAGCCTGATCATCGATATCATTGCCATTGTTTGTTCCTACACCTGGTGGCAATGCATGGTATGCACCTACCTCGCTGGGGATGCTAAGAAACTCAACAATATTGTCTGGTGAGAATGTAATACTGACTCCCCGAATATCAAAAGTAAAGGAGTCATCATTAGCCCACATATCTGATATAGCCTGATAGAACTCTCCAATCTTATCTGGATAGGCAACCCCCTTCTGCTCATAGATTGGAGCCCATCCTCAATAGTGGATTATGGATGAAAGGCTCATTCCCTTCCAAACAAAATTGCGAAAGTCGTATAACATGATCTCTTGCTTAGCCAATATGGGTCGTCTCGAGTTACTAGCCTCATCGCTAGGTTGCCCCTTCCTTCCATGCTTTCTTCTAACGTATGCCATGAATTCActgtttaaaaaacaaaataataataatttataaatagatccAATAATTGAAATATGTAATTATGTTATACTGAGCTGTGTTTGAATAGAAACAAATATTGTTTGAACATAAATGTAATCTATTCGAACGTAAAGTGATAATGTTCAAACACGTATTAGGCGTTGTTTGAATGGTATAAGTCCATTTGAACAAATAGATATATAGTTCAAACAACATCATCCTCTAGGCAGTTTCCTTGGGTAGAGATGCCGTTTGAATGTTGCCTAATGTGTTCAAACGTTATCACTTTATGTTCGAACAAGCATCTAATAATGGGTTAATTCTTCCATTCGAATGGGTGTTGTCACGTTCGAACTGAAAGAATTGCTGTTTGgaaaaaaccatttgattatGTTCGaatatgttacatttatgttcgaacaagcATCTAATAATGGGTTAATTCTTCCATTCGAATGGGTGTTGTCACGTTCGAACTGAAAGAATTGCTGTTtggaaaaaaacatttgaatagCTTTGAAGCCATTCAAATGAAGAAACCTCAAACAGTTTGAATAAGTGGTGTCATGTTTGGACTGAAAGAATTGTTGTTACAACTTCAAAGTCATTCGAATGAACAAATCTCAGCCATGAACATACATGACTTAGTCGACCCAAAACCAAATAAGAACCAACGATTATCAAGAATCATTGGTTTTGATCGTAAAAACTTCAATGGAGTGAGCCCACACCTCACTCTATCATATGATCAAATGTCTTGTGTGCCTATTGGAAAACACGAAAAATGGGTTGGATCTCGTTTGAAATTTCGAACCCCAATTCAACATAGAACCAACATTTTTCAAGCCTATCTACTAGGTAGAATGAAGGGATGATGATTGTTATCTGTTAAATGGCATCCTTAGGTCAGTCTGCAGCAGAGAGTGGTGACGAACGATGAAACTTTGGTTTCGAACGGGGGAAAGGGTGAATGAACAGTTCCATGCTTTTGGGTTATATATTTGTCCCAAATTGATTATGTTTGAACTAGACTTTTGTACGTTTGAACAacaaggccttgtttggatacaagaagtgtttcatctcatcattacaactttatcaaaatttcacaaaaaatataataaataattcaattttttcaaatcttaaaataataataatattaaaaaataatattttaataatattttattcaactttcatctcaactcattttatctcaactcactatccaaaccgcattTTAAAGAGGGATTTTAAATGTTTGAACAAGAAATGTCTGTTCGAACTATCAATGGAATGAAGCTTCCATAAAAAATCAAGAGGATTTACATATTTCTGTCGAGGACTGATGTATGCTCAAACATGCATATAATAAGTTCGAACTAGTTTATTGTATGCCCGAATGGTTTAAAGTGTGATTTTAAGGGTTTGAACAAAACATTCTTCTATATTCAAATTTGTTCTTTAGTTAACATTTGTTTATGAAACAACTTAATTAACAACTTgggttattaatataaacttacttttaatacatatatatatatatatatatatatcaaagataaatatatttttggcataatacattataacatatattcgttttgataaatatatttttacacatttggtcatatatatactcatataaaaagtctagaactttTATAGactatatttaaattcaatactatactagtttgtgttaattaatataaaataatgtacttatactataatataaatagactaatagtttagtatacgTAAACATCATATTATCATGAACATACATAAATGTATATGAAAAAGTTtgacactagtataataacatgcaattagacactatagcataagtctaatataataagttaatctCACTAATTATACAATACTAAGTTAATCCCACTAATGTTAGAACGTTATACaatatactatactaattaTGTTGATAGTTAATCCCACTAATCATACTATACTAAGTTAATCTCACCAATTATACTATACTAAGTTAATCTCTCTAAATATTAttctatactagacttatacAACGTGTCTAATTaagtacatgttattatattacacTGTACTAATGTTATACTCTTATTGTACCAGACTTACTTTTATACTAGTGTggttatatatagttaatcgcactaattatattatactaagttAACCTCACTAACTTATATATTcactaattatactatattatagttaagtatattattttaatataattagctCATTCTAGtgtattattgaatttaagtATAGAAGTTcttattatataactatataactatactagcaTATTTATGAAACATCACTAATAAgaacacatatttttataaaatatgtatatatatgtttacaatATATTcactaaaacatcaatattaattacacgttatgaaaatatttattacatgttattatattagtgTCTAGTTTATTCCTAAATTAATTCTATTGggcatataaaataaaatcactaataaACCATAATCAATTCGAACAGTGTATTGAGCTATTTGAAGGGACAACATAAAAGTACTTAGGGGAACAATGACTCTAATGGAAGAAAGCCATGAGGAGGAGAATATTGACTTTTATGGAGTCGTCATTGATATCATTGGGTTAAAGTACTTAGAAGAACATATGCTTTGGTTGTTTAAGTATAATTGGTGGAATGTAAGCAATCTTAGATTGAGAGTGCgtaatgatgaatattttgttaGTGTCAATACATATCGAACATGGTATGAGGATGATGTTTTCGTTCTCGTTTGCCAaacaaatcaagttttttatttaaatgatccTAAATATGGAAACCCATGGCGAGTGGTACAAAAGtttgcacaaaaaaatatatatgactaCATTTCAGAGGTGGAGGGACAATGCGAAGAATTTGATGGTCCAACAAGTGAAGAAATATATCAAGAAAACGAATCATgcataaatttatttgttgatctcAGCCATTTGACATGGTTCCACTGCGCAGAGAAGATATTGAACCATAAGTAATTGATGGAGGCTTGTCAGAAGAACATGAGTCAATTGAAATGTCTAGTGAGGATAGAGGTGAGTGGTCAAGCGAAACTGCTAGTAAATGATAGttgcttatatataagtatcattattgtaataaaaataattttaggattAATAATTTACTACAGTTTTAAATAGCTATGCCCCCCAAACGTAAATCAACTCATTTTCTTACTCCATACTTCATCCATTACTGACTCTCTAATTGTTTCACATGACAATAATGGTGGACCAATATCATCATACCTAGAACATGGTATGTTAGATATCCATTTGAGTTTATATGATGATTTAAGTAagagtatttttaaattaaaagaagttTTTTATATTACATTCTTGAATTATTGTATACCTGCTATAAGCCATCACTAAGGTTGAGTTGTTACAAGAGGTGTTTGTATAGAGAAAGTGcagaaaatggaaaaagttaAAGTTGGTATTCTTGATGAAAACACGTTGCCTGGTACTAACTTACCtagaaaacaattttatttatttaatacttcATTTATAAGTAGTTTGTTTATGTTCTTATTGTTCATAATTTCTTCAATGATgggtttgaatttaattttggcCAATGAGAGGAGTGAGTAACGGTTGATGAGCTGATGAATAATGTATTCTAGAAGTATAAAGGTAGATGCCATGCACACTATCAAAAATTTAAtagtacaaattttattatatgttagatGCATGAAACAAATATAGTATTATGGTTATTTCTTTTCTTGCAGCAACGGAGTATTGTCAACAAAGCAAATAAATCAAACTTAAAGATATGCGGGTTCTAGAACTTTTTGTCGACTATCAAAGAAATTGGTAACATTACACGAGTCTccgttaaatattaatatatcaacatttgtgattgaagttgtaacatatattttccttttgacgGAACAAGATAGTCCTTCTCACAATAATCTGACCCtctaaatcacataaaaatagcaATGGTGTTTGGATGAATCCTGAAACAgaataaaattatgtaagtttaatccatttttatttcctaataatatttatgttatttatactatctaatttttcttttttccttttatttttgtaggagaAGATGGTTGTACTTTGAAAAAATGTTGCGTTTGATGAATCATTCGTTATTGATATTCAGATTTTTACTCAGGTTCTTGAACCCCATTCTGGATATTTGAGAAGTTTAGGACATTGCATGAAATCTTCCTCAACCTCATCATCTTCTCAAAACAGATTGAATAACATATCTTCAGAGTACTTAATGGAAGCAAGGTCTGAGATCGAACAGTTGAAGTCAAAGTAACTAGAGTTGGAGAATCAGTTACATCAGACAACAAATATGAAGGCATGATTAAGagaacaacaacaagaagaCTTGTGGAGGGAGATGAAAATTCAATCCCAATACATGTTCAAACAGATGCaatcaatgatgtcccaaaactttATGCCACCACCAACTTAGAACttattctcttaatttttatatcttttggAATTATTGTATTAgtgttacaatatattttaatgcaacatttgaacaattgtcatgttttaattataacttttaaatgtagttttgtaatttaaaattttaatttaccaTACCATTGATTATTATTTGAACGAGAATCATTATGTATTAACATTCGAATACATGCATTTGCCGCCGCCATTCGAATAGCCAACATAAAAACCAtttgaatgaaaagaaaatcatcaATCCAAATCGAATGGATTTCTACTAAGTTCGAACACATTTCATGTGTGTGCATTAGAATGCATACAATTCATTCGAACTATACCCATCAATATTCAGATGTTAACTCAACCGTTCAAACTTATTTGGTCAGTCTGAACGTTCAAACATACAGTTTCATTCGAACTATGTTCATGAACATTTGATAGGATTATCTATGTTCGAACAGAAACTTAAACCTTCAAACAACAATAAAGTGTTCAAACACGTATTTCATTCGAATGGGAGCaatcaaattcatgttattcgAAATAAAGTACCGACCCGTTTGAATAGTTAATCATAAGTTCAAATAGTATATATtcagtttgaacttaatttttgGATGAAACCATTTCGTCTtcaaaaaagaattttgttCGAACAGGTTTGAATGGGTCATCCCCATTTCGTcctaaaagatattttatgacTAACTTTTAGGGACGACCTGGAGATCGAAGAAAATTTTTTACCCCTCCAATACCCTTTTGGGACGAAAACTgcattttttgggacaaaaaaatGCAATCTCTTGAGTGTGGGAACCTCCATGGAACTCATCatacaatgaattgagaattttgtgttttagtaCACAAATTGATCTTTGATATGCCCAAAGGTGATATATTTGTGACCATAAAAAAAGCACAGAGAGATATTTGTGGAAAACACAACGCGTATCTGAAAACAAAATAAGCATAGCATAGGCataattttcatcaataaaCTTCATTCTAGAGCCCAAAATCGAAGGTAATCGAATGAAAAATGCGACATCATCAAAACCAATTAAGCAATATGAAATTATTCATGCATACAGAACTACTTCCGGTTACCATGCAACTTCAATATAATATTCTGGATCAGTACTCTAGAGAATAAAAAGGAAGGAATAGGAATGATCCTTAACACAATTAAGCAGCCATTCATTCTacttaatgaattattttttcccttcttttggCCGAAGCTCAATGCCATGGACAACAAGGCCAGATTTCCATTCACCAACTTCAGTCTCCCACAAGTGCATCTCTAACACGTTATTATCTTGGCCATGATTGAAGAACTCCCCAATCTCAATCTCCATCCACATGTCCTCTCTCAAGCATGGAAGCCGTCCATCCTGCCCGCGAGGTCTATGATCTCTCGATGTTATTGGTTGCAGGTAAGCATTGGTAGCCTCGCCTTCAATCTCGTTTACAATGCTTAGAGACACCTTCACTGGGTGGCAAAGCCCGAAGGGACGGGTCCCAATGGTGTAAATAAGGTATGCGCCATATGCTGTATTCGGGGATAAGGTTTTAGTCTCAAAACTACCTTTTATCTCAAGCCAGCACACACGCAAAAGATGAGCAACCTCTGAGAATCTGCgcacattttatatattacattttatatactCAGAATATATATCACCCCATACATATATAGATCACtgacgcgagagagagagagagagagagacctaaaCTTTGGTAAATCTGGTGACTGATCAGCTGAAGAAGTCCATTTCCAGTATTGTGGAGTGTCTCCCCATGCTATGGATAACTCCCTCGCTGCCAGCATATACCATTTTTTCCCACTCCATTTGTGTATTGCAAAAGTCTGTTGAATCACCATGCCAATCATAAAAACCACCAAAACAGAGTATGGATACAAAAATAGAGAAACTATATACATTTGCAACTTCATGAATAAAATTAGATACATATATAGGATGTGTTTGATTGGTGTGTGAAATAGGATGCTGGAAAGAAATTGGttgcttttttaaaataaagaatagccattctatagtaataatattcattattcaatattgaggaaattaaaGGCATTTCTCCCAAATTAAGATAGAGGAATTGGAGGTACTcgctggtttggttacacaaaactaaattatttcatctcatcttatataatcattacaatattcttaattcttatacaaaatataataaataattcaatttttcaaatatcaaaataataataatatgaaaagaattatattataacaatattttatttaactttcaacaaaatatctcatcttatttcatcttaactacgtaacttttttataatctttttaaaatatagtggGTACTGGCCGGCCactatctttcttttcttaaaaaaaagtaaaccttttttcttttcttttaataaaaataaaaatttaaactcaaa is a window from the Juglans regia cultivar Chandler chromosome 7, Walnut 2.0, whole genome shotgun sequence genome containing:
- the LOC108985015 gene encoding F-box protein PP2-B11-like, which gives rise to MDQTDMTRILPEECIANIISKTSPRDACRLSLVSRAFRTAAASNLVWERLLPYDYQEIISRSSVSSAASSSTLNMLPRKDLYFHLCDNPTFIGNGNMTFAIHKWSGKKWYMLAARELSIAWGDTPQYWKWTSSADQSPDLPKFRFSEVAHLLRVCWLEIKGSFETKTLSPNTAYGAYLIYTIGTRPFGLCHPVKVSLSIVNEIEGEATNAYLQPITSRDHRPRGQDGRLPCLREDMWMEIEIGEFFNHGQDNNVLEMHLWETEVGEWKSGLVVHGIELRPKEGKK